One region of Hymenobacter sediminicola genomic DNA includes:
- the uvrA gene encoding excinuclease ABC subunit UvrA gives MAKKTTAAPVTTSTATPKSAAAKADRPAKAPKAGQVAPILAAKAPKAGKPTAAAVADGATRHGTAAVQAVPRSEQVSEAVLENQARISGQLLGPADLEAPYIEVYGAREHNLKNVSVQIPRGRLVVFTGISGSGKSSLAFDTIYAEGQRRYMETFSAYARSFMGGLERPDVDKIEGLSPVISIEQKTTSRNPRSTVGTITEIYDFLRLLYARTAEAFSYATGKKMIRQSDDQIINYILKQYDTKKLVVLAPVVKGRKGHYRELFQQIAKLGFTKVRVDGELLDITPKMQVDRYKIHDIEIVIDRLVVKEEDRFRLSGSVQNALTQGKGTMLVLDPDKKTDNTQFFSRFLMDPVTGIAYDDPAPNTFSFNSPYGACPTCNGLGEVQEITEETVMPDKKLSISRGGIAPLGEYRDIWIFQQLSLIVKKNKASLSTPLEKLPAELIERLLFGVPEDEDADPKKASYVEPFEGIIPFLRRQMESESDNIREWIQQYTQAKECPECHGYRLKKESLHFKLADKHIGELSVMDLNDLADWFEGLETRLSDRQNLIARELLKEIRKRIGFLLEVGLDYLNLHRSVRTLSGGESQRIRLATQIGTQLVGVLYIMDEPSIGLHQRDNERLIKALQHLRDLGNSVIVVEHDKDMIMHADHVLDIGPGAGIHGGQIVAQGTPTEIFTSGSLTSQYLSGQKHIELRKKKRAGEGNDLVLKGAKGHNLKNVTAKFPLGKLIAVTGVSGSGKSSLIHDTLYPILNQHFFNAKREPLAYDKIEGLEFIDKVIEVDQSPIGRTPRSNPATYTGVFTEIRQLFSSLPEAKIRGYGPGRFSFNVKGGRCETCEGAGMRTIEMNFLPDVHVPCETCKGRRYNRETLEVRFKGKSITDVLDMTVEKAVEFFEFQPRILRKIQTLNEVGLGYLTLGQQATTLSGGEAQRVKLATELSKKDTGKTFYILDEPTTGLHFEDINHLAVVLHKLADKGNTVLIIEHNLDLIKVADHLIDIGPEGGAGGGSIVAQGTPEQVAKSGKGHTSRFLAEELKVSKYAEEKSVKSDAA, from the coding sequence ATGGCCAAAAAAACAACTGCTGCTCCTGTTACTACTTCCACTGCTACCCCCAAGTCTGCGGCAGCTAAGGCTGACCGCCCGGCCAAAGCTCCAAAGGCTGGCCAGGTAGCCCCTATCCTAGCTGCTAAAGCGCCAAAAGCTGGCAAGCCCACCGCAGCTGCCGTAGCCGATGGCGCTACCCGCCACGGCACGGCCGCCGTGCAGGCTGTGCCGCGTAGCGAACAGGTGAGCGAAGCGGTGCTGGAAAATCAGGCGCGTATCAGCGGGCAGCTGCTGGGCCCGGCTGATTTGGAGGCACCCTACATTGAGGTGTACGGTGCCCGGGAGCATAACCTGAAGAACGTATCGGTGCAGATTCCGCGCGGGCGGCTGGTGGTATTCACCGGCATTTCGGGCTCGGGCAAGTCGTCGTTGGCTTTTGACACGATTTACGCCGAGGGACAGCGCCGCTACATGGAGACGTTTTCAGCATACGCCCGCAGCTTTATGGGCGGGCTGGAGCGGCCCGATGTAGACAAGATTGAGGGCCTGTCGCCGGTTATCAGCATCGAGCAGAAGACCACGTCGCGCAACCCTCGCTCTACGGTCGGCACCATCACTGAAATCTACGACTTCCTGCGTCTGCTCTACGCCCGCACCGCCGAGGCGTTCAGCTACGCAACGGGCAAAAAGATGATCCGGCAGTCGGACGACCAGATCATCAACTACATTCTCAAACAGTACGACACCAAAAAGCTGGTGGTGCTGGCACCGGTAGTGAAGGGCCGCAAGGGCCACTATCGGGAGTTATTCCAGCAGATTGCTAAGCTGGGCTTTACCAAAGTGCGCGTGGATGGCGAGTTACTCGACATCACGCCGAAGATGCAGGTGGACCGCTACAAAATCCACGACATTGAAATCGTAATTGATAGGCTCGTCGTGAAAGAGGAAGACCGGTTCCGCCTCTCGGGCTCGGTGCAGAATGCCCTTACACAGGGCAAAGGCACCATGCTGGTGCTGGACCCCGACAAGAAGACCGATAACACGCAGTTCTTCTCGCGCTTCCTCATGGACCCCGTGACGGGCATTGCCTACGACGACCCGGCTCCGAACACCTTTAGCTTTAACTCACCCTACGGTGCCTGCCCTACCTGCAACGGCCTGGGCGAAGTGCAGGAAATAACCGAGGAAACGGTGATGCCGGATAAGAAGCTGAGCATCAGCCGGGGCGGCATTGCGCCGCTGGGCGAATACCGCGACATCTGGATTTTCCAGCAGCTTAGCCTCATCGTCAAGAAAAACAAGGCCAGCCTGAGCACGCCGCTGGAAAAGCTGCCGGCGGAGCTGATTGAGCGTCTGTTGTTTGGGGTGCCCGAGGACGAAGATGCTGACCCCAAAAAAGCAAGCTACGTAGAGCCATTTGAAGGCATTATCCCGTTTTTGCGCCGTCAGATGGAGTCGGAATCCGACAACATTCGGGAGTGGATTCAGCAATACACGCAGGCTAAGGAGTGCCCCGAGTGTCATGGCTACCGTCTCAAGAAAGAGTCGTTGCACTTCAAGCTCGCTGACAAGCACATTGGCGAGCTGTCGGTGATGGATCTGAATGATTTGGCTGACTGGTTTGAAGGGCTGGAAACGCGCCTTTCCGACCGTCAGAACCTGATTGCGCGCGAATTGCTCAAGGAAATTCGCAAGCGTATCGGTTTCCTGCTGGAAGTGGGCCTCGACTACCTGAACCTGCACCGTTCTGTCCGGACGCTTTCGGGCGGCGAAAGCCAGCGCATCCGCTTGGCTACCCAGATTGGTACGCAGCTCGTGGGCGTGCTCTACATCATGGATGAGCCCAGCATCGGCCTGCATCAGCGCGACAACGAGCGGCTTATCAAAGCATTGCAACACCTGCGCGACTTGGGCAACTCAGTAATTGTGGTGGAGCATGACAAAGACATGATCATGCACGCCGACCACGTGCTGGATATTGGCCCCGGCGCCGGTATTCACGGCGGCCAGATTGTGGCGCAGGGCACGCCTACTGAAATCTTCACCTCTGGCTCCCTCACCTCGCAGTACCTTAGTGGGCAGAAGCACATTGAGCTGCGCAAAAAGAAGCGTGCCGGCGAAGGCAATGACTTGGTGCTGAAAGGTGCCAAAGGCCACAACCTCAAAAACGTCACGGCTAAGTTTCCGCTGGGCAAGCTCATTGCCGTCACGGGGGTGTCGGGCTCAGGCAAGTCCTCGCTCATTCATGACACGCTGTACCCGATTCTGAATCAGCATTTTTTCAATGCCAAGCGTGAACCGCTGGCGTATGATAAGATTGAGGGACTGGAGTTTATCGATAAGGTGATTGAGGTAGACCAGTCGCCGATTGGGCGCACGCCACGCTCCAATCCGGCCACCTATACGGGTGTGTTCACCGAGATTCGCCAGTTGTTCTCGTCGTTGCCAGAAGCTAAAATCCGAGGCTATGGGCCGGGCCGCTTCTCATTCAACGTGAAGGGTGGGCGCTGCGAAACCTGCGAGGGCGCCGGTATGCGCACCATCGAAATGAACTTCCTGCCCGACGTGCACGTGCCCTGCGAAACCTGCAAAGGACGCCGCTACAACCGCGAAACGCTGGAAGTACGCTTCAAAGGCAAGAGCATCACCGATGTGCTGGACATGACGGTGGAGAAGGCCGTGGAGTTCTTCGAGTTTCAGCCCCGCATCCTACGTAAGATTCAAACCCTGAATGAAGTAGGGCTAGGCTACCTCACGCTGGGCCAGCAGGCCACCACGCTGTCGGGTGGCGAGGCACAACGCGTGAAGCTGGCCACTGAACTCAGCAAAAAAGACACTGGCAAGACGTTCTACATCTTGGATGAGCCCACCACCGGCCTGCACTTTGAGGACATTAACCATTTGGCTGTGGTGCTGCACAAACTTGCTGATAAGGGCAACACGGTCCTGATCATCGAGCATAACTTGGACCTCATCAAAGTAGCCGACCACCTGATTGATATTGGGCCGGAAGGCGGCGCGGGCGGCGGCAGCATTGTGGCACAGGGCACGCCGGAGCAGGTAGCCAAATCGGGCAAGGGCCACACGAGCCGATTCCTGGCCGAAGAGCTAAAAGTCAGCAAGTACGCCGAGGAGAAATCTGTTAAATCAGACGCTGCTTAA